In Microbacterium sp. 1.5R, the following are encoded in one genomic region:
- a CDS encoding exodeoxyribonuclease III: protein MRLATWNVNSIRTRVTRTVEFAVREDIDVLAMQEIKCKPEQFPYGPFEEAGYHVEVHGLNQWNGVAIASRLPITDVRTSFDGMPGFAKGHEGPDAPLEARALGVLVDGVRVWSLYVPNGRSLDDPHYAYKLHWLEELKKSTAAELSANPELPLALVGDFNIIPFDADNGDPDIVEGVSTHVSPQERQAFFALADAGLTDVVRPLLPEGYTYWDYQRLKFPRNEGIRIDFILGSKTLAEAVTGASIHREERKGEQPSDHVPVVVEFDLGRAEEDDDLPMIFS, encoded by the coding sequence ATGCGCTTGGCCACCTGGAACGTCAACTCCATCCGCACCCGTGTCACCCGCACCGTCGAGTTCGCCGTCCGAGAGGACATCGACGTGCTGGCGATGCAGGAGATCAAGTGCAAACCCGAGCAGTTCCCTTACGGGCCGTTCGAAGAAGCCGGCTACCACGTCGAGGTCCACGGCCTGAATCAATGGAACGGCGTCGCGATCGCCAGCCGCCTGCCGATCACCGACGTCCGCACGTCTTTCGACGGCATGCCGGGCTTCGCCAAGGGACACGAGGGACCGGATGCACCGCTCGAAGCACGTGCGCTCGGCGTGCTCGTCGACGGTGTGCGCGTGTGGAGCCTGTACGTGCCGAACGGCCGCTCGCTCGACGACCCGCACTACGCCTACAAGCTGCACTGGCTCGAGGAGCTGAAGAAGTCCACGGCGGCAGAGCTCTCGGCGAACCCCGAACTGCCGCTCGCTCTGGTGGGCGACTTCAACATCATCCCGTTCGACGCCGACAACGGCGACCCCGACATCGTCGAGGGCGTCTCGACGCACGTCTCGCCGCAGGAGCGTCAGGCCTTCTTCGCTCTCGCCGACGCGGGCCTGACCGATGTCGTCCGCCCACTGCTTCCCGAGGGCTATACCTACTGGGACTACCAGCGTCTGAAGTTCCCTCGCAACGAGGGCATCCGCATCGACTTCATCCTCGGCTCGAAGACACTCGCCGAGGCGGTCACCGGAGCGTCGATCCACCGCGAAGAGCGCAAGGGCGAGCAGCCCAGTGACCACGTTCCCGTGGTCGTCGAGTTCGACCTCGGCAGGGCCGAGGAAGACGACGACCTGCCGATGATCTTCTCCTGA
- a CDS encoding carboxypeptidase-like regulatory domain-containing protein: protein MAQRRALIHAVLGGVAAIALALGGATAAGAVEGDPTIDPGATTGEVIATTDDIAADPLEGDAASLEGAAADATLSDAAPAPAVVEDAPALAPAPALAPALMPPPALIPPPPPAPQGTGTISGTVTREDNGAPISGVSVSVSGRAWVTPTALTDENGDYTLRGLADDSYVVSFWAGGGTDLMREHWDGVTDSSAATPVVIAGGASVADIDASLSTGGAIEGIVTRAQDGSAVAGATVSALSDNNEIVASTQADASGEYHLGGLPGGSYRLYFGSPDPDLAWEFWDDAYGWDAATLITIVEKQTVTNVDAALERVGYISGTVTKTADGSPVNASVTVSGIDRDMRFAFVGSDGSFRVAVAPGTYLVSFDAFDSGLLDEYWDDAAVPEDATSVVVAAGDDVTGVDAQLDAAATIAGTVTMASSEDREMLVEAWDGSERVGYVIADRQTGAYTLNIPAGTYILKASAIFYNDSPTTARPQFYDGVETAELATPVTAVASTTVDGIDFTLVPITEPEPEPEPEPELTVSIASTRAGGDIDVSGTGFTPGATIAFELRSTPVALGTLTADANGALTGTFRIPANTPPGAHTLVALNAQSEVVASVALQVTRAPAPEAPIAAVPTTTAAGAGAGAVAARGDTLANTGADVPAFASMMAAGLLFAGLLLVRRRRVRS, encoded by the coding sequence GGGAGCGACCGCAGCGGGAGCTGTGGAGGGCGATCCGACGATCGATCCCGGGGCGACCACAGGCGAGGTGATCGCGACGACCGACGACATCGCAGCCGACCCGCTCGAGGGCGACGCCGCCTCGCTCGAGGGTGCCGCCGCCGATGCAACACTCAGTGACGCCGCACCCGCGCCGGCGGTCGTCGAGGACGCGCCTGCACTCGCACCTGCGCCAGCACTCGCCCCTGCACTGATGCCGCCTCCGGCACTGATCCCGCCACCGCCACCGGCGCCTCAGGGCACCGGAACGATCAGCGGCACCGTGACACGCGAAGACAACGGGGCTCCGATCTCCGGCGTGAGCGTGTCGGTGAGCGGGCGCGCGTGGGTGACACCGACGGCCCTCACGGACGAGAACGGCGACTACACCCTTCGTGGACTCGCGGACGACTCCTACGTCGTGTCGTTCTGGGCCGGAGGCGGGACGGACCTCATGCGCGAGCACTGGGATGGAGTCACAGATTCCTCGGCCGCCACTCCTGTCGTCATTGCCGGCGGTGCGTCGGTCGCCGACATCGACGCGTCGCTGAGCACCGGCGGCGCCATCGAGGGCATCGTCACCCGGGCGCAGGACGGCTCAGCGGTCGCGGGCGCCACTGTCTCGGCACTCTCGGACAACAACGAGATCGTCGCATCGACCCAGGCCGACGCGTCCGGCGAGTACCACCTCGGCGGTCTTCCTGGCGGCTCCTACCGCCTGTATTTCGGGTCGCCTGACCCCGACCTGGCGTGGGAGTTCTGGGACGACGCATACGGCTGGGACGCCGCGACGCTCATCACGATCGTCGAGAAGCAGACGGTGACGAATGTGGATGCCGCACTCGAACGCGTCGGTTACATCAGCGGCACCGTGACGAAGACCGCCGACGGTTCTCCCGTCAACGCTTCTGTCACGGTCAGCGGCATCGACCGAGACATGCGGTTCGCATTCGTCGGCAGTGACGGCAGTTTTCGCGTCGCCGTCGCGCCGGGGACCTACCTGGTGAGTTTCGACGCCTTCGATTCCGGCCTGCTCGACGAGTATTGGGACGACGCCGCCGTCCCCGAGGACGCCACCTCTGTGGTGGTCGCGGCCGGCGACGACGTCACGGGTGTCGACGCACAGCTCGACGCAGCGGCGACCATCGCCGGCACGGTCACGATGGCGAGCTCGGAAGACCGGGAGATGCTCGTCGAAGCGTGGGACGGCAGCGAACGTGTCGGGTATGTGATCGCCGATCGGCAGACCGGGGCGTACACCCTCAACATCCCTGCCGGGACGTACATCCTCAAGGCATCTGCGATCTTCTACAACGACAGCCCGACGACGGCGAGGCCCCAGTTCTACGACGGCGTCGAGACGGCGGAGCTCGCGACCCCCGTCACGGCAGTCGCCTCCACGACAGTGGACGGCATCGACTTCACTCTCGTGCCGATCACTGAACCGGAACCCGAGCCCGAACCGGAGCCCGAGCTGACGGTCTCGATCGCGTCCACCCGCGCCGGCGGTGACATCGACGTCTCGGGTACCGGGTTCACCCCTGGCGCGACGATCGCGTTCGAGTTGCGCTCGACTCCGGTGGCTCTGGGAACCCTGACCGCCGACGCGAACGGCGCGCTCACCGGTACTTTCCGTATTCCCGCGAACACGCCTCCGGGAGCGCACACGCTCGTGGCGCTGAACGCGCAGTCGGAGGTGGTGGCGAGCGTCGCTCTGCAGGTGACCCGGGCACCGGCCCCCGAAGCACCGATCGCGGCGGTTCCGACCACGACGGCAGCGGGTGCGGGTGCGGGCGCGGTCGCGGCTCGTGGCGACACGCTGGCGAACACCGGTGCCGATGTGCCCGCGTTCGCGTCGATGATGGCGGCCGGCCTGCTGTTCGCCGGCCTGTTGCTCGTGCGTCGTCGGCGCGTGCGCAGCTGA
- a CDS encoding Cof-type HAD-IIB family hydrolase translates to MTVRLIATDLDGTLLDSSASVTRRTRAALDAARARGIHVVPVTARQPIGLRALADGAGFDGWALCSNGAYATHLVDGRMLFAEELPAETIRTLAEALRASIPGLLFASVREGGETFVAQHGYAEIADLADHKRDPRTMGGVELDHVLAAPSLKLVIRHPELAPTALFDALRDLGLTGFEATLSGAPFVEVMAEGVTKATGLARLCEHLEIDRRDVIAFGDALNDVEMLRWAGHGVAMAGATDVVQDAADETTTSNDDDGVARVIERVLGAR, encoded by the coding sequence GTGACCGTCCGCCTGATCGCGACCGATCTCGACGGGACACTGCTCGACTCCTCGGCATCGGTCACGCGGCGCACCCGCGCGGCCCTCGACGCGGCGCGCGCCCGTGGCATCCACGTCGTCCCGGTGACCGCTCGCCAGCCGATAGGTCTACGCGCGCTCGCGGACGGCGCGGGCTTCGACGGCTGGGCGCTGTGCAGCAACGGCGCCTACGCGACGCATCTCGTCGATGGACGGATGCTGTTCGCGGAAGAGCTTCCGGCAGAGACGATCCGCACCCTGGCCGAGGCGCTGCGCGCCAGCATCCCCGGACTGCTGTTCGCGAGCGTGCGTGAGGGCGGCGAGACGTTCGTCGCGCAGCACGGCTATGCCGAGATCGCCGATCTCGCCGACCACAAACGCGATCCACGCACGATGGGCGGCGTCGAGCTCGATCATGTGCTGGCCGCACCCAGCCTCAAGCTCGTGATCCGGCACCCAGAACTCGCCCCGACGGCGTTGTTCGACGCGCTGCGCGACCTCGGGCTGACCGGTTTCGAGGCGACGCTCTCAGGCGCCCCGTTCGTCGAGGTCATGGCCGAGGGCGTGACCAAAGCCACCGGGCTCGCGCGCCTCTGCGAGCACCTCGAGATCGACCGCCGCGATGTGATCGCTTTCGGCGACGCCCTCAACGACGTCGAGATGCTGCGCTGGGCCGGCCACGGTGTGGCGATGGCCGGCGCGACGGACGTCGTGCAGGACGCCGCGGATGAGACGACCACCTCGAACGACGACGACGGGGTGGCGAGGGTGATAGAGCGGGTGCTCGGCGCCCGCTGA
- the pyrE gene encoding orotate phosphoribosyltransferase: MTALDADRQTLLDLIKDEAVFHGDFTLSSGKKATYYVDMRKLTLDHRAAPAIGRIMLDLIGDLDVVAVGGLTLGADPIANAVLHASVAADKPLDAFVVRKEPKDHGRGRQIEGADVAGKRVVVLEDTSTTGQSALKAVEALRKEGAEIVAVAVIVDRKTGAQAAIEAEGLEWRAAFDLDDLGLDPQ, encoded by the coding sequence GTGACCGCACTCGACGCAGACCGCCAGACCCTTCTCGACCTGATCAAGGACGAGGCGGTGTTCCACGGAGACTTCACGCTCTCGAGCGGCAAGAAGGCGACGTACTACGTCGACATGCGCAAGCTCACCCTCGACCACCGCGCGGCACCGGCGATCGGTCGCATCATGCTCGACCTCATCGGCGACCTCGACGTCGTGGCGGTCGGCGGCCTGACCCTCGGCGCCGACCCCATCGCGAACGCGGTGCTGCACGCCTCGGTCGCCGCCGACAAGCCGCTCGACGCGTTCGTCGTGCGCAAGGAGCCGAAGGACCACGGCCGCGGTCGCCAGATCGAGGGTGCAGACGTCGCCGGCAAGCGCGTCGTCGTGCTCGAAGACACCTCGACCACCGGGCAGTCCGCGCTCAAGGCCGTCGAGGCGCTGCGCAAGGAAGGGGCCGAGATCGTCGCCGTCGCCGTGATCGTCGACCGCAAGACGGGCGCCCAGGCCGCGATCGAAGCCGAGGGCCTCGAATGGCGTGCCGCCTTCGACCTCGACGACCTCGGACTCGACCCCCAGTGA